The Vibrio splendidus genome has a window encoding:
- a CDS encoding ethylbenzene dehydrogenase-related protein encodes MKYSMMTLSAVAVLMIIPATAVQAKDKILESSKLASNIVIDGSVDAVWDQAKPLTQKVNKLPYKPNNGYEGIKKTSVEMKSMYDDEYIYFLFSYADPTKSIDRFPWIKQENGSWKQLKNKDDTGHDNTYYEDKFAVYWNINAEGFSEKGCNAACHRAKKGKNAGRDDKNPARKYTNREGEFIDMWHWKGVRTAVHNQLDDQYVDSNTDPEQNKGWGRKGDSKTGGGYVNNVKDGQPAYVSDNLTNETLLILDSGKKPFTPDYNQLERIPGLTGKPFTGSRGDIEVGAVWKEGIWTLEMKRKLVTTGENSETQDVQFNDLSQLYPFGVAVFDNSQINHIYHRGVLNLEFK; translated from the coding sequence ATGAAGTACTCAATGATGACACTATCAGCCGTGGCTGTACTTATGATCATTCCAGCCACTGCTGTTCAAGCAAAAGATAAGATACTAGAGAGCAGTAAGCTTGCCTCAAATATAGTTATCGATGGCAGCGTTGATGCCGTTTGGGATCAAGCTAAACCGCTGACTCAGAAGGTGAATAAATTACCGTATAAGCCAAATAATGGCTATGAGGGTATTAAAAAAACCAGCGTGGAAATGAAATCAATGTATGACGATGAATACATTTATTTCTTGTTTAGTTATGCCGATCCGACCAAAAGTATTGACCGTTTTCCTTGGATTAAGCAAGAGAATGGTTCATGGAAACAGTTAAAAAATAAAGATGACACCGGACATGACAATACCTACTACGAAGACAAATTTGCGGTCTATTGGAATATCAATGCTGAAGGCTTTTCTGAAAAGGGGTGTAATGCTGCGTGTCACAGAGCTAAAAAGGGAAAAAACGCAGGGCGTGATGACAAGAACCCTGCACGGAAATACACCAATCGTGAAGGTGAGTTTATTGATATGTGGCACTGGAAAGGTGTGAGAACTGCGGTTCATAATCAGCTCGATGACCAATACGTCGATAGCAATACTGATCCAGAACAAAACAAAGGTTGGGGACGTAAAGGTGACAGCAAAACAGGTGGTGGGTACGTTAATAACGTAAAAGACGGCCAGCCAGCCTATGTATCAGATAACTTGACCAATGAAACATTACTGATTTTAGATTCAGGGAAGAAACCATTTACACCTGACTACAATCAGTTGGAACGAATCCCTGGTTTAACGGGTAAGCCATTTACCGGTTCTCGTGGTGATATCGAAGTCGGTGCCGTTTGGAAAGAGGGTATTTGGACTCTTGAAATGAAGCGTAAGCTTGTCACTACTGGTGAAAATTCAGAAACGCAAGATGTGCAATTTAACGATTTGAGCCAATTATATCCATTTGGTGTTGCGGTTTTTGATAACTCTCAAATTAATCACATATACCATCGTGGTGTGTTAAATCTTGAGTTTAAATAA
- a CDS encoding cytochrome C — protein sequence MHTLIKENKRCIRCHQKKRLLKNIDAIASVGAHASTEFYNNCTACHGRKGSHPKDSDLVSVIPFDDHIDLPIFEQNQKCIACHSPESLRASEWTHDVHATKLTCSNCHNLHRDSDPIIGISKKFRIGLCATCHEAILREKALKSHR from the coding sequence ATGCATACTTTAATAAAGGAAAATAAGCGTTGTATACGGTGCCATCAAAAAAAGCGTCTGCTTAAAAATATTGATGCCATCGCTTCTGTAGGCGCACATGCCAGTACCGAGTTTTACAACAACTGCACGGCTTGTCATGGCAGAAAAGGTTCTCACCCCAAAGATTCTGATCTAGTGAGTGTGATTCCATTCGATGATCATATCGACTTACCAATTTTCGAACAAAACCAAAAGTGTATCGCCTGTCATTCTCCAGAAAGCTTGAGGGCCAGTGAGTGGACCCACGATGTACACGCCACCAAATTAACATGTTCCAACTGCCACAATTTACATCGAGATTCAGACCCGATTATCGGTATCAGTAAGAAGTTCCGTATTGGGCTATGTGCAACCTGCCATGAAGCTATTCTGCGTGAGAAAGCGCTTAAGTCACACCGGTAA
- a CDS encoding cytochrome c3 family protein — protein sequence MSTTKYLIGVLLVGVCALVVAEDLPNPDEHNLANIHLKDETCAGQCHLDEEPSDDLEFEYNSCVECHDDFGHLEGRQHNLKHKESEEMECVECHLPHEEFDPKDSCIDCHDEEDEELSDFYSVRLERYLNTFSLNF from the coding sequence ATGAGTACGACTAAATATTTAATTGGTGTGTTACTTGTTGGAGTATGCGCACTGGTGGTTGCAGAAGATTTACCTAATCCAGATGAGCATAATCTTGCGAATATTCACCTAAAAGATGAAACATGTGCGGGGCAGTGCCATCTAGACGAAGAGCCTTCTGACGATCTTGAGTTTGAATATAACAGCTGCGTGGAGTGTCATGATGATTTTGGTCACCTCGAAGGGCGCCAGCATAATCTAAAGCACAAAGAGAGCGAAGAGATGGAATGCGTCGAGTGTCATCTTCCCCATGAAGAATTCGATCCTAAGGATAGCTGTATAGATTGCCACGATGAAGAAGACGAGGAATTATCAGACTTTTATTCAGTTAGGCTAGAGCGCTATTTAAATACGTTCAGCCTTAATTTCTAG
- a CDS encoding LysR substrate-binding domain-containing protein — MLPPLRALVAFEAVARLGSIGAAARELCVTQAAVSQQLKSLETFLDTTLFERSSKGVKLMSAAQHYQPIVAGSLAHLKLQTQILFGEKETDVLSLRVNHTFCHNWLLPRLPSFYKKYPFIRLDIQLVDWPSTNPCQNVDIELTNGKVESEDTHCERLFQEHWQLVCSPQFKSEHQELLSKHDFAALPTVQVKGYRENWLQWLGHNQFEMTLPKVLLEVSNSLHALEAVKHGIGMLLVRSLAVSELLKKEDLVLASESSMPAESAHYLITKHSRSAKVNFFCDWLYHQMEDGELE, encoded by the coding sequence ATGTTACCCCCTCTACGCGCCCTTGTTGCGTTCGAAGCTGTTGCTCGTCTCGGTTCCATTGGCGCGGCTGCTCGAGAGCTTTGCGTTACGCAAGCGGCGGTTAGCCAACAGCTCAAAAGTTTAGAAACCTTCCTCGATACCACCTTGTTTGAACGCAGCTCTAAAGGCGTAAAGCTGATGTCAGCTGCTCAGCATTATCAACCGATTGTGGCAGGTTCACTTGCTCACCTTAAATTGCAGACTCAGATCTTGTTCGGTGAAAAAGAAACCGACGTGTTGAGCCTGCGCGTAAACCACACCTTTTGTCATAACTGGCTGTTACCTCGCCTGCCATCCTTCTATAAGAAATACCCTTTTATCAGGCTCGATATTCAGCTGGTGGACTGGCCATCAACCAACCCTTGCCAGAATGTCGATATCGAACTGACTAACGGCAAGGTCGAAAGCGAAGACACCCATTGTGAGCGACTGTTTCAAGAACACTGGCAGTTGGTGTGCAGCCCTCAATTCAAATCTGAGCATCAAGAATTACTCAGTAAGCATGACTTTGCTGCTCTGCCGACGGTTCAGGTGAAAGGCTACCGAGAGAACTGGCTGCAATGGCTTGGCCACAACCAATTCGAGATGACATTACCTAAGGTTCTGCTCGAAGTTAGTAACTCTCTGCATGCCTTAGAAGCAGTTAAACATGGCATTGGAATGTTGCTAGTGCGTTCGCTCGCGGTGTCTGAACTACTCAAGAAAGAAGACCTGGTATTGGCAAGCGAATCCTCGATGCCTGCCGAATCTGCTCACTATTTGATTACTAAACACAGTCGCAGCGCCAAGGTGAATTTCTTCTGTGATTGGCTTTATCACCAGATGGAAGACGGTGAACTGGAGTAA
- a CDS encoding carbohydrate ABC transporter permease, whose amino-acid sequence MSAFSQPMKNRLKVLLFTAPLLVPLFTFWLVPFGYSIYISFTDWDYISPDYSFIGLENYEYMVEDYEFIQAVLNTFWFSVGVVIPTIILGLVFAMLLHKNFKGSQFYRAVIFSPWITPTVAVSIVWSWVFETKSGLANHLLESAGFSAIPWLENGNTALIAVIIVTVWQAIGWTMLFYISALNKIPESLYEASLIDGCSSLTRFLKITLPLISPTTFFLVVVNIITAMQAFDQFQILTQGGPGGETRTLLYLFYQQAFERYEMGPAAATSLVIFLITGLLALINTYIGKRWVYY is encoded by the coding sequence ATGAGTGCTTTCTCACAACCAATGAAAAACCGCTTAAAGGTACTGTTATTTACCGCACCGTTGTTGGTGCCACTGTTTACTTTTTGGCTCGTACCATTTGGTTATTCAATTTATATCAGCTTCACCGATTGGGATTACATCTCGCCAGATTATTCGTTCATCGGTTTAGAAAATTACGAGTACATGGTTGAGGACTATGAGTTCATTCAAGCAGTACTCAACACGTTTTGGTTCTCTGTCGGAGTGGTGATTCCAACCATCATTCTTGGGCTTGTGTTTGCGATGTTGTTACACAAAAACTTCAAGGGCAGCCAGTTCTATCGTGCGGTGATCTTCTCTCCTTGGATCACGCCAACGGTCGCGGTGTCGATTGTGTGGTCTTGGGTGTTCGAGACGAAGTCAGGCTTGGCCAACCACTTATTAGAGTCGGCAGGGTTTAGCGCAATTCCATGGTTAGAGAACGGAAACACAGCCTTGATTGCGGTGATTATCGTGACGGTTTGGCAGGCGATTGGTTGGACGATGCTGTTCTACATCAGTGCGCTTAATAAGATCCCTGAGTCTCTGTATGAGGCTTCTTTGATTGATGGTTGCAGCAGCTTAACGCGCTTTTTGAAGATAACGCTGCCACTGATTTCCCCAACCACATTCTTCTTAGTGGTGGTCAACATTATCACGGCAATGCAAGCGTTTGATCAGTTCCAGATCCTAACGCAAGGCGGACCGGGTGGAGAGACACGTACCTTGTTGTACTTGTTCTACCAACAAGCGTTTGAGCGTTACGAAATGGGACCTGCGGCCGCGACATCGTTAGTGATATTCCTGATTACTGGATTGTTGGCACTCATTAATACCTACATCGGCAAGCGCTGGGTGTACTACTAG